One window of Ziziphus jujuba cultivar Dongzao chromosome 5, ASM3175591v1 genomic DNA carries:
- the LOC107421018 gene encoding uncharacterized protein LOC107421018: MGVADDSFKKQGAVPFKWEIKPGVPKHHNQPPPQHFSQSRRTTNRRSSPLPAPPEKLRPPPSGSIFQPPMVEPRTGGSFRSAPRTRSERWRFDDQPMMAMVRRQSVSVAGCFLSPLLRRKSSSKKGSSRARVESEPDYVSDLETLSRWSVSSRKSFVSPFRDSPSSSSFSSYQSSPRPPNDAEWAGFGLF; this comes from the coding sequence atgggCGTAGCAGACGATTCTTTCAAGAAACAGGGAGCTGTTCCTTTCAAATGGGAAATCAAACCGGGGGTTCCCAAGCACCATAACCAACCTCCACCACAACATTTTTCTCAATCTCGTCGGACTACAAACCGCCGTTCTTCTCCATTACCTGCTCCGCCGGAGAAGCTCCGACCACCTCCCTCCGGCTCAATTTTCCAGCCTCCGATGGTGGAGCCTCGTACTGGCGGATCCTTCAGGTCGGCTCCTCGTACACGTTCGGAACGGTGGCGTTTCGATGATCAGCCGATGATGGCGATGGTTCGGCGTCAGAGCGTTTCGGTGGCTGGATGCTTCCTTTCTCCTCTTTTGAGGAGGAAGTCAAGCTCCAAGAAAGGGAGCTCCAGAGCAAGAGTGGAATCGGAACCTGATTATGTCTCGGACCTTGAGACGCTGTCTCGGTGGTCGGTTTCCTCTCGGAAATCTTTCGTCTCGCCGTTCCGTGATTCGCCGTCGTCgtcttctttctcttcttatCAGTCGTCCCCTCGGCCACCGAATGACGCCGAGTGGGCTGGGTTCGGActcttttag
- the LOC107405386 gene encoding replication factor C subunit 2 isoform X2 produces the protein MAPVLQTSQPWVEKYRPKQVKDVAHQEEVVRVLTNTLETTNCPHMLFYGPPGTGKTTTALAIAHELFGPELYKSRVLELNASDDRGINVVRTKIKDFAAIAVGSAQHKGGYPCPPYKIIILDEADSMTEDAQNALRRTMETYSKVTRFFFICNYISRIIEPLASRCAKFRFKPLSDEIMSNRILHICNEEGLNLDEQALSTLSSISQGDLRRAITYLQSAARLFGSSISSEDLIGVSGVIPQEVVEALFSACKGGNFDLANKEVNNIIAEGYPVAQMLSQLFEMIVEADDVSDEQKARICKKLAEADK, from the exons ATGGCGCCAGTACTGCAAACCTCTCAGCCATGGGTGGAGAAATA TCGGCCGAAGCAAGTGAAAGATGTAGCACACCAGGAAGAGGTTGTTCGGGTCCTCACCAACACCCTCGAGACCACTAAC TGTCCTCACATGCTCTTCTATGGTCCGCCTGGTACCGGCAAAACCACTACTGCTCTTGCCATTGCCCACGAGCTTTTTGG ACCTGAATTATACAAGTCTAGAGTGTTGGAGCTTAATGCAAGTGATGATCGTGGTATCAATGTTGTTcggaccaaaataaaagattttgcCGCTATTGCTGTGGGTTCTGCTCAACATAAAGG ggGTTACCCATGTCCACCATATAAGATTATTATTCTTGACGAGGCTGATTCAATGACGGAAGATGCTCAG AATGCACTGAGACGTACGATGGAAACTTACTCCAAAGTCACAAGattcttttttatatgtaattacaTCAGCAG GATCATAGAGCCACTTGCTTCTAGGTGTGCAAAGTTCAGGTTTAAGCCACTTTCAGATGAAATCATGAGCAACCGCATATTGCACATTTGCAATGAAGAAGGCCTCAATCTGGATGAACAG GCTCTTTCAACTCTGAGCTCAATTTCACAAGGTGATCTTCGTCGGGCTATTACATACTTGCAG TCAGCTGCTCGCTTATTTGGATCTTCTATTTCATCAGAGGACCTGATTGGTGTTTCCGGG GTCATCCCACAGGAGGTTGTTGAGGCACTTTTTTCGGCTTGCAAAGGGGGCAACTTTGATTTGGCAAACAAGGAAGTCAATAACATAATTGCAGAGGGCTATCCTGTCGCTCAGATGCTTTCACAG TTATTTGAGATGATTGTTGAAGCAGATGACGTATCAGATGAACAGAAGGCTAGAATTTGCAAGAAATTGGCTGAAGCAGATAAG TAA
- the LOC107405386 gene encoding replication factor C subunit 2 isoform X1, with protein MAPVLQTSQPWVEKYRPKQVKDVAHQEEVVRVLTNTLETTNCPHMLFYGPPGTGKTTTALAIAHELFGPELYKSRVLELNASDDRGINVVRTKIKDFAAIAVGSAQHKGGYPCPPYKIIILDEADSMTEDAQNALRRTMETYSKVTRFFFICNYISRIIEPLASRCAKFRFKPLSDEIMSNRILHICNEEGLNLDEQALSTLSSISQGDLRRAITYLQSAARLFGSSISSEDLIGVSGVIPQEVVEALFSACKGGNFDLANKEVNNIIAEGYPVAQMLSQLFEMIVEADDVSDEQKARICKKLAEADKCLVDGADEYLQLLDVTSNTMRALCNMPQEFSYD; from the exons ATGGCGCCAGTACTGCAAACCTCTCAGCCATGGGTGGAGAAATA TCGGCCGAAGCAAGTGAAAGATGTAGCACACCAGGAAGAGGTTGTTCGGGTCCTCACCAACACCCTCGAGACCACTAAC TGTCCTCACATGCTCTTCTATGGTCCGCCTGGTACCGGCAAAACCACTACTGCTCTTGCCATTGCCCACGAGCTTTTTGG ACCTGAATTATACAAGTCTAGAGTGTTGGAGCTTAATGCAAGTGATGATCGTGGTATCAATGTTGTTcggaccaaaataaaagattttgcCGCTATTGCTGTGGGTTCTGCTCAACATAAAGG ggGTTACCCATGTCCACCATATAAGATTATTATTCTTGACGAGGCTGATTCAATGACGGAAGATGCTCAG AATGCACTGAGACGTACGATGGAAACTTACTCCAAAGTCACAAGattcttttttatatgtaattacaTCAGCAG GATCATAGAGCCACTTGCTTCTAGGTGTGCAAAGTTCAGGTTTAAGCCACTTTCAGATGAAATCATGAGCAACCGCATATTGCACATTTGCAATGAAGAAGGCCTCAATCTGGATGAACAG GCTCTTTCAACTCTGAGCTCAATTTCACAAGGTGATCTTCGTCGGGCTATTACATACTTGCAG TCAGCTGCTCGCTTATTTGGATCTTCTATTTCATCAGAGGACCTGATTGGTGTTTCCGGG GTCATCCCACAGGAGGTTGTTGAGGCACTTTTTTCGGCTTGCAAAGGGGGCAACTTTGATTTGGCAAACAAGGAAGTCAATAACATAATTGCAGAGGGCTATCCTGTCGCTCAGATGCTTTCACAG TTATTTGAGATGATTGTTGAAGCAGATGACGTATCAGATGAACAGAAGGCTAGAATTTGCAAGAAATTGGCTGAAGCAGATAAG tgTCTTGTTGACGGTGCTGATGAGTACTTGCAGTTGCTTGACGTGACCAGCAATACAATGCGTGCTCTTTGCAACATGCCACAAGAATTCTCTTATGATTGA
- the LOC107421029 gene encoding cyclin-A1-4 isoform X5 has product MSTCSHNQPPSSSSSSSSSAKMHLNSHNPSKRVTATSKNHLAKKRQALADVTNQKNGSQRGSRTSVSSSEPRVACVAKIAKIKKEFSTCSRNAGLSECTLSASMSSKSTVLVPISNASSPGTLQPIAEAAASPCPRRKDTVLTTQSNIVDEPRCVDASPCRSVSGSISLDQSISTCDSLRSPEFEYIDNMEASGIKSIERKTSNSLYISDDLEVAGSRYYKDIFAKLERIEKVVDIDKNFTDPQFCASIASDIFKNLHAAEATKRPSVNFMGRIQKDINANMRAILVDWLVEVAEEYMLVPDTLFLTINYIDRYLSGNVMNRKHLQLLGVACMMIAAKYEEISPPSVEEFCYVTDNTFSKEEVLKMETSVLNYLKFEMTAPTAIGFSRRFVSVAQVTSENSTLRYYTFYKASDLSDCVKALHHLYRNGISSNLPAVREKYSQHKYKFVAKKYCPMSIPPEFFEDLND; this is encoded by the exons ATGTCGACCTGCAGTCACAATCAACCACCATCTTCAtcgtcttcctcttcttcatcGGCCAAGATGCACTTGAATTCGCATAATCCGAGCAAAAGGGTTACGGCGACGTCGAAGAACCATTTGGCAAAGAAGCGCCAGGCTCTTGCCGATGTTACCAACCAAAAGAATGGTTCTCAGAGGGGTTCACGAACCTCTGTTTCTTCGTCGGAGCCTAGG GTGGCATGTGTGgctaaaattgccaaaataaAGAAGGAATTTTCGACCTGCTCTCGAAATGCGGGTCTCTCAGAATGCACATTGTCTGCATCCATGAGTTCAAAATCAACTGTTTTGGTTCCTATCAGCAATGCATCTTCCCCTGGAACTCTTCAACCTATTGCAGAAGCTGCAGCCTCTCCTTGTCCAAGGAGAAAGGATACTGTTCTGACTACTCAAAGCAATATAGTTGATGAACCCAGATGCGTGGATGCTTCTCCTTGTAGATCAGTTAGTGGTTCAATTTCTTTGGACCAGAGCATCTCCACTTGCGATTCTTTGAGGAGCCCAGAATTTGAATATATTGACAATATGGAAGCTTCAGGAATTAAGTCTATTGAGAGGAAGACAAGTAACAGTCTCTACATTTCAGATGATTTGGAAGTAGCCG GAAGTAGATACTACAAAGATATATTTGCAAAGCTGGAAAGAATTGAAAAAGTTGTTGATATTGATAAGAATTTCACGGACCCACAATTTTGTGCATCTATTGCTTCTGACATATTCAAAAACTTGCATGCAGCTGAG GCTACTAAAAGACCTTCTGTGAACTTTATGGGAAGGATCCAGAAAGATATTAATGCCAACATGCGTGCGATATTGGTTGATTGGCTTGTGGAG GTTGCTGAAGAGTACATGCTTGTACCCGATACACTATTTTTGACTATTAACTACATAGATCGCTATCTTTCTGGCAACGTGATGAATAGGAAACATTTGCAATTGCTTGGTGTTGCATGCATGATGATTGCAGC taaatatGAGGAGATTTCACCACCCAGTGTGGAAGAGTTCTGTTATGTAACTGACAATACATTTTCTAAGGAGGAG GTTTTGAAAATGGAAACCTCTGTGTTGAACTACTTGAAGTTTGAAATGACAGCTCCAACAGCTATAGGTTTCTCGAG GCGATTTGTTTCTGTGGCTCAAGTGACCAGTGAG AATTCTACATTGAGGTATTACACATTTTACAAAGCTTCTGATTTGTCTGACTGTGTAAAGGCATTGCATCACCTGTACCGTAATGGCATCAGTTCTAATCTACCTGCAGTAAGAGAGAAGTACAGTCAACATAAG TACAAGTTTGTGGCAAAGAAGTACTGCCCTATGTCAATACCTCCAGAGTTCTTCGAAGATTTGAACGACTAG
- the LOC107421029 gene encoding cyclin-A1-4 isoform X4 produces the protein MSTCSHNQPPSSSSSSSSSAKMHLNSHNPSKRVTATSKNHLAKKRQALADVTNQKNGSQRGSRTSVSSSEPRVACVAKIAKIKKEFSTCSRNAGLSECTLSASMSSKSTVLVPISNASSPGTLQPIAEAAASPCPRRKDTVLTTQSNIVDEPRCVDASPCRSVSGSISLDQSISTCDSLRSPEFEYIDNMEASGIKSIERKTSNSLYISDDLEVAGSRYYKDIFAKLERIEKVVDIDKNFTDPQFCASIASDIFKNLHAAEATKRPSVNFMGRIQKDINANMRAILVDWLVEVAEEYMLVPDTLFLTINYIDRYLSGNVMNRKHLQLLGVACMMIAAKYEEISPPSVEEFCYVTDNTFSKEELQVLKMETSVLNYLKFEMTAPTAIGFSRRFVSVAQVTSENSTLRYYTFYKASDLSDCVKALHHLYRNGISSNLPAVREKYSQHKYKFVAKKYCPMSIPPEFFEDLND, from the exons ATGTCGACCTGCAGTCACAATCAACCACCATCTTCAtcgtcttcctcttcttcatcGGCCAAGATGCACTTGAATTCGCATAATCCGAGCAAAAGGGTTACGGCGACGTCGAAGAACCATTTGGCAAAGAAGCGCCAGGCTCTTGCCGATGTTACCAACCAAAAGAATGGTTCTCAGAGGGGTTCACGAACCTCTGTTTCTTCGTCGGAGCCTAGG GTGGCATGTGTGgctaaaattgccaaaataaAGAAGGAATTTTCGACCTGCTCTCGAAATGCGGGTCTCTCAGAATGCACATTGTCTGCATCCATGAGTTCAAAATCAACTGTTTTGGTTCCTATCAGCAATGCATCTTCCCCTGGAACTCTTCAACCTATTGCAGAAGCTGCAGCCTCTCCTTGTCCAAGGAGAAAGGATACTGTTCTGACTACTCAAAGCAATATAGTTGATGAACCCAGATGCGTGGATGCTTCTCCTTGTAGATCAGTTAGTGGTTCAATTTCTTTGGACCAGAGCATCTCCACTTGCGATTCTTTGAGGAGCCCAGAATTTGAATATATTGACAATATGGAAGCTTCAGGAATTAAGTCTATTGAGAGGAAGACAAGTAACAGTCTCTACATTTCAGATGATTTGGAAGTAGCCG GAAGTAGATACTACAAAGATATATTTGCAAAGCTGGAAAGAATTGAAAAAGTTGTTGATATTGATAAGAATTTCACGGACCCACAATTTTGTGCATCTATTGCTTCTGACATATTCAAAAACTTGCATGCAGCTGAG GCTACTAAAAGACCTTCTGTGAACTTTATGGGAAGGATCCAGAAAGATATTAATGCCAACATGCGTGCGATATTGGTTGATTGGCTTGTGGAG GTTGCTGAAGAGTACATGCTTGTACCCGATACACTATTTTTGACTATTAACTACATAGATCGCTATCTTTCTGGCAACGTGATGAATAGGAAACATTTGCAATTGCTTGGTGTTGCATGCATGATGATTGCAGC taaatatGAGGAGATTTCACCACCCAGTGTGGAAGAGTTCTGTTATGTAACTGACAATACATTTTCTAAGGAGGAG CTGCAGGTTTTGAAAATGGAAACCTCTGTGTTGAACTACTTGAAGTTTGAAATGACAGCTCCAACAGCTATAGGTTTCTCGAG GCGATTTGTTTCTGTGGCTCAAGTGACCAGTGAG AATTCTACATTGAGGTATTACACATTTTACAAAGCTTCTGATTTGTCTGACTGTGTAAAGGCATTGCATCACCTGTACCGTAATGGCATCAGTTCTAATCTACCTGCAGTAAGAGAGAAGTACAGTCAACATAAG TACAAGTTTGTGGCAAAGAAGTACTGCCCTATGTCAATACCTCCAGAGTTCTTCGAAGATTTGAACGACTAG
- the LOC107421029 gene encoding cyclin-A1-4 isoform X3: MSTCSHNQPPSSSSSSSSSAKMHLNSHNPSKRVTATSKNHLAKKRQALADVTNQKNGSQRGSRTSVSSSEPRVACVAKIAKIKKEFSTCSRNAGLSECTLSASMSSKSTVLVPISNASSPGTLQPIAEAAASPCPRRKDTVLTTQSNIVDEPRCVDASPCRSVSGSISLDQSISTCDSLRSPEFEYIDNMEASGIKSIERKTRSRYYKDIFAKLERIEKVVDIDKNFTDPQFCASIASDIFKNLHAAEATKRPSVNFMGRIQKDINANMRAILVDWLVEVAEEYMLVPDTLFLTINYIDRYLSGNVMNRKHLQLLGVACMMIAAKYEEISPPSVEEFCYVTDNTFSKEELQVLKMETSVLNYLKFEMTAPTAIGFSRRFVSVAQVTSEAPPVQMECLASYIIELSLVEYSMLCYAPSLIAASATFLAKYILSPTKKPWNSTLRYYTFYKASDLSDCVKALHHLYRNGISSNLPAVREKYSQHKYKFVAKKYCPMSIPPEFFEDLND, translated from the exons ATGTCGACCTGCAGTCACAATCAACCACCATCTTCAtcgtcttcctcttcttcatcGGCCAAGATGCACTTGAATTCGCATAATCCGAGCAAAAGGGTTACGGCGACGTCGAAGAACCATTTGGCAAAGAAGCGCCAGGCTCTTGCCGATGTTACCAACCAAAAGAATGGTTCTCAGAGGGGTTCACGAACCTCTGTTTCTTCGTCGGAGCCTAGG GTGGCATGTGTGgctaaaattgccaaaataaAGAAGGAATTTTCGACCTGCTCTCGAAATGCGGGTCTCTCAGAATGCACATTGTCTGCATCCATGAGTTCAAAATCAACTGTTTTGGTTCCTATCAGCAATGCATCTTCCCCTGGAACTCTTCAACCTATTGCAGAAGCTGCAGCCTCTCCTTGTCCAAGGAGAAAGGATACTGTTCTGACTACTCAAAGCAATATAGTTGATGAACCCAGATGCGTGGATGCTTCTCCTTGTAGATCAGTTAGTGGTTCAATTTCTTTGGACCAGAGCATCTCCACTTGCGATTCTTTGAGGAGCCCAGAATTTGAATATATTGACAATATGGAAGCTTCAGGAATTAAGTCTATTGAGAGGAAGACAA GAAGTAGATACTACAAAGATATATTTGCAAAGCTGGAAAGAATTGAAAAAGTTGTTGATATTGATAAGAATTTCACGGACCCACAATTTTGTGCATCTATTGCTTCTGACATATTCAAAAACTTGCATGCAGCTGAG GCTACTAAAAGACCTTCTGTGAACTTTATGGGAAGGATCCAGAAAGATATTAATGCCAACATGCGTGCGATATTGGTTGATTGGCTTGTGGAG GTTGCTGAAGAGTACATGCTTGTACCCGATACACTATTTTTGACTATTAACTACATAGATCGCTATCTTTCTGGCAACGTGATGAATAGGAAACATTTGCAATTGCTTGGTGTTGCATGCATGATGATTGCAGC taaatatGAGGAGATTTCACCACCCAGTGTGGAAGAGTTCTGTTATGTAACTGACAATACATTTTCTAAGGAGGAG CTGCAGGTTTTGAAAATGGAAACCTCTGTGTTGAACTACTTGAAGTTTGAAATGACAGCTCCAACAGCTATAGGTTTCTCGAG GCGATTTGTTTCTGTGGCTCAAGTGACCAGTGAG gCTCCGCCAGTACAGATGGAGTGCTTGGCCAGTTATATCATAGAGTTGTCTCTAGTTGAGTACAGTATGCTTTGCTATGCCCCATCTCTAATTGCTGCATCTGCTACTTTCTTGGCCAAATATATACTTTCTCCTACAAAGAAACCTTGG AATTCTACATTGAGGTATTACACATTTTACAAAGCTTCTGATTTGTCTGACTGTGTAAAGGCATTGCATCACCTGTACCGTAATGGCATCAGTTCTAATCTACCTGCAGTAAGAGAGAAGTACAGTCAACATAAG TACAAGTTTGTGGCAAAGAAGTACTGCCCTATGTCAATACCTCCAGAGTTCTTCGAAGATTTGAACGACTAG
- the LOC107421029 gene encoding cyclin-A1-4 isoform X1, with protein sequence MSTCSHNQPPSSSSSSSSSAKMHLNSHNPSKRVTATSKNHLAKKRQALADVTNQKNGSQRGSRTSVSSSEPRVACVAKIAKIKKEFSTCSRNAGLSECTLSASMSSKSTVLVPISNASSPGTLQPIAEAAASPCPRRKDTVLTTQSNIVDEPRCVDASPCRSVSGSISLDQSISTCDSLRSPEFEYIDNMEASGIKSIERKTSNSLYISDDLEVAGSRYYKDIFAKLERIEKVVDIDKNFTDPQFCASIASDIFKNLHAAEATKRPSVNFMGRIQKDINANMRAILVDWLVEVAEEYMLVPDTLFLTINYIDRYLSGNVMNRKHLQLLGVACMMIAAKYEEISPPSVEEFCYVTDNTFSKEELQVLKMETSVLNYLKFEMTAPTAIGFSRRFVSVAQVTSEAPPVQMECLASYIIELSLVEYSMLCYAPSLIAASATFLAKYILSPTKKPWNSTLRYYTFYKASDLSDCVKALHHLYRNGISSNLPAVREKYSQHKYKFVAKKYCPMSIPPEFFEDLND encoded by the exons ATGTCGACCTGCAGTCACAATCAACCACCATCTTCAtcgtcttcctcttcttcatcGGCCAAGATGCACTTGAATTCGCATAATCCGAGCAAAAGGGTTACGGCGACGTCGAAGAACCATTTGGCAAAGAAGCGCCAGGCTCTTGCCGATGTTACCAACCAAAAGAATGGTTCTCAGAGGGGTTCACGAACCTCTGTTTCTTCGTCGGAGCCTAGG GTGGCATGTGTGgctaaaattgccaaaataaAGAAGGAATTTTCGACCTGCTCTCGAAATGCGGGTCTCTCAGAATGCACATTGTCTGCATCCATGAGTTCAAAATCAACTGTTTTGGTTCCTATCAGCAATGCATCTTCCCCTGGAACTCTTCAACCTATTGCAGAAGCTGCAGCCTCTCCTTGTCCAAGGAGAAAGGATACTGTTCTGACTACTCAAAGCAATATAGTTGATGAACCCAGATGCGTGGATGCTTCTCCTTGTAGATCAGTTAGTGGTTCAATTTCTTTGGACCAGAGCATCTCCACTTGCGATTCTTTGAGGAGCCCAGAATTTGAATATATTGACAATATGGAAGCTTCAGGAATTAAGTCTATTGAGAGGAAGACAAGTAACAGTCTCTACATTTCAGATGATTTGGAAGTAGCCG GAAGTAGATACTACAAAGATATATTTGCAAAGCTGGAAAGAATTGAAAAAGTTGTTGATATTGATAAGAATTTCACGGACCCACAATTTTGTGCATCTATTGCTTCTGACATATTCAAAAACTTGCATGCAGCTGAG GCTACTAAAAGACCTTCTGTGAACTTTATGGGAAGGATCCAGAAAGATATTAATGCCAACATGCGTGCGATATTGGTTGATTGGCTTGTGGAG GTTGCTGAAGAGTACATGCTTGTACCCGATACACTATTTTTGACTATTAACTACATAGATCGCTATCTTTCTGGCAACGTGATGAATAGGAAACATTTGCAATTGCTTGGTGTTGCATGCATGATGATTGCAGC taaatatGAGGAGATTTCACCACCCAGTGTGGAAGAGTTCTGTTATGTAACTGACAATACATTTTCTAAGGAGGAG CTGCAGGTTTTGAAAATGGAAACCTCTGTGTTGAACTACTTGAAGTTTGAAATGACAGCTCCAACAGCTATAGGTTTCTCGAG GCGATTTGTTTCTGTGGCTCAAGTGACCAGTGAG gCTCCGCCAGTACAGATGGAGTGCTTGGCCAGTTATATCATAGAGTTGTCTCTAGTTGAGTACAGTATGCTTTGCTATGCCCCATCTCTAATTGCTGCATCTGCTACTTTCTTGGCCAAATATATACTTTCTCCTACAAAGAAACCTTGG AATTCTACATTGAGGTATTACACATTTTACAAAGCTTCTGATTTGTCTGACTGTGTAAAGGCATTGCATCACCTGTACCGTAATGGCATCAGTTCTAATCTACCTGCAGTAAGAGAGAAGTACAGTCAACATAAG TACAAGTTTGTGGCAAAGAAGTACTGCCCTATGTCAATACCTCCAGAGTTCTTCGAAGATTTGAACGACTAG
- the LOC107421029 gene encoding cyclin-A1-4 isoform X2, protein MSTCSHNQPPSSSSSSSSSAKMHLNSHNPSKRVTATSKNHLAKKRQALADVTNQKNGSQRGSRTSVSSSEPRVACVAKIAKIKKEFSTCSRNAGLSECTLSASMSSKSTVLVPISNASSPGTLQPIAEAAASPCPRRKDTVLTTQSNIVDEPRCVDASPCRSVSGSISLDQSISTCDSLRSPEFEYIDNMEASGIKSIERKTSNSLYISDDLEVAGSRYYKDIFAKLERIEKVVDIDKNFTDPQFCASIASDIFKNLHAAEATKRPSVNFMGRIQKDINANMRAILVDWLVEVAEEYMLVPDTLFLTINYIDRYLSGNVMNRKHLQLLGVACMMIAAKYEEISPPSVEEFCYVTDNTFSKEEVLKMETSVLNYLKFEMTAPTAIGFSRRFVSVAQVTSEAPPVQMECLASYIIELSLVEYSMLCYAPSLIAASATFLAKYILSPTKKPWNSTLRYYTFYKASDLSDCVKALHHLYRNGISSNLPAVREKYSQHKYKFVAKKYCPMSIPPEFFEDLND, encoded by the exons ATGTCGACCTGCAGTCACAATCAACCACCATCTTCAtcgtcttcctcttcttcatcGGCCAAGATGCACTTGAATTCGCATAATCCGAGCAAAAGGGTTACGGCGACGTCGAAGAACCATTTGGCAAAGAAGCGCCAGGCTCTTGCCGATGTTACCAACCAAAAGAATGGTTCTCAGAGGGGTTCACGAACCTCTGTTTCTTCGTCGGAGCCTAGG GTGGCATGTGTGgctaaaattgccaaaataaAGAAGGAATTTTCGACCTGCTCTCGAAATGCGGGTCTCTCAGAATGCACATTGTCTGCATCCATGAGTTCAAAATCAACTGTTTTGGTTCCTATCAGCAATGCATCTTCCCCTGGAACTCTTCAACCTATTGCAGAAGCTGCAGCCTCTCCTTGTCCAAGGAGAAAGGATACTGTTCTGACTACTCAAAGCAATATAGTTGATGAACCCAGATGCGTGGATGCTTCTCCTTGTAGATCAGTTAGTGGTTCAATTTCTTTGGACCAGAGCATCTCCACTTGCGATTCTTTGAGGAGCCCAGAATTTGAATATATTGACAATATGGAAGCTTCAGGAATTAAGTCTATTGAGAGGAAGACAAGTAACAGTCTCTACATTTCAGATGATTTGGAAGTAGCCG GAAGTAGATACTACAAAGATATATTTGCAAAGCTGGAAAGAATTGAAAAAGTTGTTGATATTGATAAGAATTTCACGGACCCACAATTTTGTGCATCTATTGCTTCTGACATATTCAAAAACTTGCATGCAGCTGAG GCTACTAAAAGACCTTCTGTGAACTTTATGGGAAGGATCCAGAAAGATATTAATGCCAACATGCGTGCGATATTGGTTGATTGGCTTGTGGAG GTTGCTGAAGAGTACATGCTTGTACCCGATACACTATTTTTGACTATTAACTACATAGATCGCTATCTTTCTGGCAACGTGATGAATAGGAAACATTTGCAATTGCTTGGTGTTGCATGCATGATGATTGCAGC taaatatGAGGAGATTTCACCACCCAGTGTGGAAGAGTTCTGTTATGTAACTGACAATACATTTTCTAAGGAGGAG GTTTTGAAAATGGAAACCTCTGTGTTGAACTACTTGAAGTTTGAAATGACAGCTCCAACAGCTATAGGTTTCTCGAG GCGATTTGTTTCTGTGGCTCAAGTGACCAGTGAG gCTCCGCCAGTACAGATGGAGTGCTTGGCCAGTTATATCATAGAGTTGTCTCTAGTTGAGTACAGTATGCTTTGCTATGCCCCATCTCTAATTGCTGCATCTGCTACTTTCTTGGCCAAATATATACTTTCTCCTACAAAGAAACCTTGG AATTCTACATTGAGGTATTACACATTTTACAAAGCTTCTGATTTGTCTGACTGTGTAAAGGCATTGCATCACCTGTACCGTAATGGCATCAGTTCTAATCTACCTGCAGTAAGAGAGAAGTACAGTCAACATAAG TACAAGTTTGTGGCAAAGAAGTACTGCCCTATGTCAATACCTCCAGAGTTCTTCGAAGATTTGAACGACTAG